From Hoeflea sp. 108:
CTGGAACGCCCGCCGCCTGGCTAGGCTGCGCTCGGCAGTTGCACGCCCTCGGCAAAGGTGCGGTTGCGGCCGGCGCGCTTGGCCGCATAGAGGATCTTGTCGGCACGGGCGATGGCGTCCCAAAGATCTTCGCCCGGATGGAATTGCGCGATGCCGAAGCTGCAGGTGACGCGGAAATCGTCGGGCAATTCGGAAAAGCTCAAGCCGGCGATCTCGCGCCGCAACCGCTCGGTCAAGGCGAATGCGTCGTCGACGGTTCTGTCCTTCAGCACCATGACGAACTCCTCGCCGCCGGTGCGCGCCGCCACGTCTCCCTTACCCAGGCTGCGCCTGATGATGCCGCCAAAGCCTGTCAGCACCACATCGCCGGCAGCGTGGCCGAAGCGGTCGTTGATGCCCTTGAAGCGATCGATGTCGCAGGCAACGACGCTGAGCGGCTTGTGGCCACCGACAGGGTGCAGGCGCGCCTCCCGCCCCTGCAGGCCGCGACGGTTCAGCAGCCCGGTCAGCGGGTCGGTGTCGCGCTCGGCCTTCAGCGCCAGCACGATGTCGGCGCAGACCACCACCAGCAGGCCGAGCCCGCTGGCCGCACCGAGCACGGACATGCTGAA
This genomic window contains:
- a CDS encoding GGDEF domain-containing protein; translation: MKFIPSALLLLFAATFFCVWLLERRRRHLLFFALAFAAVGGGTIVQFALWPPDIGYNTIVSAMLYAAGPLLLVEGVLARSGRSMPLALHAAWFAAIVGVLCYFYYVDNNLQIRVYALNIGMGCIVLSGAWKLRDLVRGNVIDQAMVWLLFGLGVTFFVRVLLDKSSIPSDDIGAFFESEFWIWAQFSMSVLGAASGLGLLVVVCADIVLALKAERDTDPLTGLLNRRGLQGREARLHPVGGHKPLSVVACDIDRFKGINDRFGHAAGDVVLTGFGGIIRRSLGKGDVAARTGGEEFVMVLKDRTVDDAFALTERLRREIAGLSFSELPDDFRVTCSFGIAQFHPGEDLWDAIARADKILYAAKRAGRNRTFAEGVQLPSAA